The following coding sequences lie in one uncultured Mailhella sp. genomic window:
- a CDS encoding helix-turn-helix domain-containing protein, with translation MLNYSPMESKSASKIFEALSSDVRLDVFRLLVKNAPDGLVAGDISRLLDIPATNLSFHLKALVQSGLVTVEREGRYMRYKASIPLMLDIIAYLTSECCSDNPECCRKFRRESHIDPCFLPER, from the coding sequence ATGTTGAACTATTCCCCCATGGAAAGCAAAAGTGCCAGCAAAATCTTTGAAGCCCTCTCGTCGGACGTGCGTCTCGACGTGTTCCGGCTTCTTGTAAAAAACGCGCCCGACGGTCTCGTGGCCGGCGACATTTCGCGGCTTCTGGACATTCCCGCCACCAACCTGTCCTTCCATCTCAAGGCGCTGGTGCAGAGCGGGCTCGTCACCGTGGAACGCGAAGGCCGCTACATGCGCTACAAGGCATCCATCCCGCTCATGCTGGACATCATTGCCTACCTCACTTCGGAATGCTGTTCCGACAATCCGGAGTGCTGCCGCAAGTTCCGCAGGGAAAGTCACATCGATCCCTGCTTTCTGCCCGAACGCTGA
- a CDS encoding YMGG-like glycine zipper-containing protein: MKMSKALVWAVSVALTFSLVGCGPKQTAPVFQAQYYPECYDPIAKLCKDQDNTQEVKGAATGAVLGALGGAVIGGIAKGDWKGAAVGAAAGAVAGGMVGFFQARLSKISDRNERLAEYQKILGENARDWDIERASVERAYKCYSDQIVALRKAAKAKKISKEDFLARMKEIQAGIENINTYWAGSQTRMDERLADGESFIKQQEQEDQMLAKAKQRQAKKDLQKIRSATNSQKTKVQNDANRVNKAKGQTEKEYQDAMASVDQLFGVAGKLA, encoded by the coding sequence ATGAAAATGTCCAAAGCCCTGGTGTGGGCCGTGTCTGTAGCGCTGACCTTTTCTCTGGTCGGCTGCGGTCCCAAACAGACGGCTCCCGTCTTTCAGGCGCAGTACTATCCCGAATGCTATGATCCCATAGCCAAGCTGTGCAAGGATCAGGACAACACTCAGGAAGTGAAGGGCGCGGCCACGGGCGCTGTGCTCGGCGCGCTCGGCGGCGCGGTGATCGGCGGCATTGCCAAGGGCGACTGGAAGGGCGCTGCGGTTGGTGCGGCGGCCGGAGCCGTGGCCGGCGGCATGGTGGGCTTTTTCCAGGCCCGCCTGAGCAAGATCAGCGACAGAAACGAACGTCTGGCGGAATACCAGAAGATACTCGGCGAGAACGCCAGAGACTGGGATATTGAACGCGCGTCCGTGGAAAGAGCCTACAAGTGCTACAGCGATCAGATTGTGGCTCTGCGCAAGGCGGCCAAGGCGAAGAAGATTTCCAAGGAAGACTTCCTTGCCCGCATGAAGGAAATCCAGGCCGGCATTGAGAACATCAATACCTACTGGGCCGGCAGCCAGACCAGAATGGACGAACGTCTTGCCGACGGTGAATCGTTCATCAAGCAGCAGGAACAGGAAGATCAGATGCTGGCCAAGGCCAAGCAGCGCCAGGCCAAGAAGGATCTGCAGAAGATCCGTTCCGCGACGAACAGCCAGAAGACCAAGGTGCAGAACGACGCCAACCGCGTGAACAAGGCCAAGGGCCAGACCGAAAAGGAATATCAGGATGCGATGGCGTCCGTGGATCAGCTTTTCGGCGTGGCTGGCAAGCTCGCCTGA
- a CDS encoding arsenate reductase ArsC, which produces MKKRILFLCTGNSCRSQMAEALARLLLPSLEAFSAGSAPAQCIDPLAREVMAELGADLSRQKPKGIDDLPAADFDLIVTLCGNARESCPVFPGGGMIVHRGFDDPPALTGKVGSREEELTVYRRVRDEIALFLRSFPDNFPFLFR; this is translated from the coding sequence ATGAAAAAACGCATTCTCTTTCTCTGTACCGGCAACAGCTGCCGCAGTCAGATGGCCGAAGCTCTCGCCCGTCTTCTTCTGCCCTCGCTCGAAGCCTTTTCCGCCGGCTCCGCCCCGGCGCAGTGCATTGATCCGCTGGCCCGGGAAGTCATGGCGGAACTGGGAGCGGATCTTTCCCGACAAAAGCCGAAGGGCATCGACGATCTGCCCGCCGCGGACTTCGACCTGATCGTCACGCTCTGCGGCAACGCCCGGGAAAGCTGTCCCGTTTTTCCCGGAGGAGGCATGATCGTTCACCGGGGCTTCGACGATCCTCCTGCGCTGACCGGAAAAGTCGGCAGCCGTGAGGAAGAGCTGACGGTCTACCGCAGGGTACGCGACGAAATCGCCCTTTTTCTCCGCTCATTTCCCGACAATTTTCCCTTTCTTTTCCGCTGA
- a CDS encoding thioredoxin family protein — MVRRLFLSVFSVFLLYSSPACAGEVPVPGRVTMVDIGAGTCIPCKMMAPVIEKVKGLYEGRAEIVFIDMRKDREAPEKFGISAIPTQIFHDGSGRERSRHVGFLDEAGIRKILDTLLSEADGASAR, encoded by the coding sequence ATGGTCAGACGCCTTTTTCTCTCCGTTTTTTCCGTTTTTCTGCTGTACTCTTCCCCCGCCTGCGCCGGGGAGGTTCCCGTGCCCGGCAGGGTCACCATGGTCGACATCGGAGCAGGCACCTGCATTCCCTGCAAAATGATGGCTCCCGTGATTGAAAAGGTGAAGGGACTTTACGAAGGCCGGGCTGAAATCGTCTTCATCGACATGCGGAAGGATCGCGAAGCGCCCGAGAAATTCGGCATCAGCGCCATTCCCACGCAGATATTCCATGACGGCAGCGGAAGGGAGCGTTCCAGACACGTCGGCTTCCTGGATGAAGCGGGCATACGGAAGATCCTGGACACCCTGCTTTCGGAAGCCGACGGCGCTTCCGCGCGCTGA
- a CDS encoding virulence factor SrfB — MHQMPEYKDTVSLIPYGLPQFLDFELPPEKARKIKKTFVEQEVSLPDGGAQKDGESVQLCELMEDPEEGYLLNPDGRGEYLGEDYYTVQAEKHFGPWLGKWLPVPFFRHSGDVHDDGLPRFRSGPTNWARAYVTRVPSAADPEIFNWRVVLAFDMQVEEPQNGRHAALSPDDVTARAVCSLADRERDNSWFLTEGWVDGWLHSLWEDYFLDRAHRNERPRCIGEKENHLDYLASYLVYLQFLQAAIGHLNVRIVNLSGTQDKASDSQSTDTIDVDLILDIGNSRSTGILVENQPSKITDLNDSYRLQLRDLSHPENFYAEPFETRVEFSKADFGSMAFSKRSGRRSNAFTWVSPVRTGPEASRLAGLSSNAEGTSGMTSPKRYLWDQDKSSNLWYFNRANVTDREELVSSNSICRYLNNEGTPVSCVRELNPTGEAPAAKSYLANLFNATLPGCRNQDALPANQPRFSRSSMMMFLFMELIQQALVTINSPAQRYRRPYPDMPRRLRSIIFTVPPGMPFAEQRIYRRWAYAAVNILWEALGWKKIFYAEPPSGKGGRLRAADGGTRDFRMNPEIRCRWDEATCTQLVYLYNEINRNYQGDAHLFFESMGRLRTVPQEFAPAQTEVKPTLRVATIDIGGGTTDLSVTTYVLANDKSSTNRIWPKQEMRDGFNFGGDDVLKTVVSDIVCRAIMEGLVKRGVEKSAADMAIRDMFGKKSDNTRVQNNRIQFLRQVALPIAYEILAEYEKKDLHDVSGEINVSVRSLFRGKDGAGSGIGAAQPQQSVVDFFNETLQTRCGIAIDVMDMELNVRCSEVDKAVSGSVSAVLNGMGEVISAYDCDALLLTGRPSCWNAVVRQVFAMLPVAPDRVIPMHTYRVGPWYPFANNTGRITDPKTTVVTGAILCALAENSIEGFVFDSSRLELKSTAQYIGELDVQGSLSREKVWFPNLHPDKAKGEDKYTKVVEFSAPITIGFRQLEVPRWTATRCWRMEFADEEARHAAQGHTPYEVKVQFVIPEQDEGLDDIPETGRDIKAKLDEPQIDYSDPEAVQERRMNGGQMELVRVPGRPVRILLRTLGKKDEEGCWMDTGILF, encoded by the coding sequence ATGCATCAAATGCCGGAATATAAGGACACGGTAAGTCTCATCCCTTACGGGCTGCCGCAGTTTCTCGATTTCGAGCTGCCGCCCGAAAAGGCGCGCAAAATAAAGAAAACCTTTGTGGAGCAGGAAGTCTCCCTGCCCGACGGCGGCGCACAGAAAGACGGGGAAAGCGTGCAGCTGTGCGAGCTCATGGAAGATCCCGAAGAAGGCTACCTGCTCAATCCCGACGGACGGGGCGAGTACCTCGGCGAGGACTACTACACCGTGCAGGCCGAAAAGCATTTCGGGCCGTGGCTCGGCAAGTGGCTGCCCGTGCCGTTCTTCCGGCATTCCGGCGACGTTCACGACGACGGCCTGCCGCGCTTCCGCTCCGGCCCCACCAACTGGGCCCGCGCCTACGTGACCCGCGTGCCCTCGGCCGCCGATCCTGAAATATTCAACTGGCGCGTGGTGCTGGCCTTCGACATGCAGGTGGAAGAGCCGCAGAACGGCCGTCACGCCGCGCTCTCGCCCGACGACGTCACCGCCCGCGCCGTGTGCTCCCTCGCCGACCGGGAACGCGACAATTCCTGGTTCCTCACCGAGGGCTGGGTGGACGGCTGGCTCCATTCGCTCTGGGAGGACTACTTCCTCGACAGGGCCCACAGGAACGAACGCCCCCGCTGCATCGGCGAGAAGGAAAACCATCTGGACTATCTGGCGTCCTATCTCGTGTATCTGCAGTTTCTTCAGGCGGCCATCGGCCATCTGAACGTGCGCATCGTCAACCTTTCCGGCACGCAGGACAAGGCGTCGGATTCGCAGTCCACCGACACCATCGACGTGGATCTCATTCTCGACATCGGCAATTCCCGCAGCACCGGCATTCTGGTGGAGAATCAGCCGAGCAAGATCACCGATCTCAACGACAGCTACCGCCTGCAGCTGCGCGACCTGAGCCATCCCGAAAACTTCTACGCCGAACCCTTTGAAACGCGCGTGGAATTTTCCAAGGCCGATTTCGGCTCCATGGCCTTCAGCAAGCGTTCCGGCCGCCGGAGCAACGCCTTCACCTGGGTTTCGCCCGTGCGCACCGGCCCGGAAGCCAGCCGTCTGGCCGGTCTTTCCTCCAACGCCGAAGGCACCTCGGGCATGACCAGCCCCAAGCGCTACCTCTGGGATCAGGACAAGTCGAGCAATCTCTGGTACTTCAACCGGGCCAACGTCACCGACAGGGAGGAACTCGTCTCCTCGAATTCCATCTGCCGCTACCTGAACAACGAAGGCACGCCCGTGAGCTGCGTGCGTGAGCTCAATCCTACCGGCGAGGCTCCGGCCGCCAAGAGCTACCTCGCCAACCTGTTCAACGCCACGCTCCCCGGCTGCCGCAATCAGGACGCGCTGCCCGCCAACCAGCCGCGCTTCTCCCGCTCCTCCATGATGATGTTCCTGTTCATGGAACTCATTCAGCAGGCGCTCGTCACCATCAACTCGCCGGCCCAGCGCTATCGCCGTCCGTATCCCGACATGCCTCGCCGTCTGCGCAGCATCATCTTCACGGTGCCGCCGGGCATGCCCTTTGCCGAACAGCGCATCTACCGCCGCTGGGCCTACGCGGCCGTGAACATTCTCTGGGAGGCCCTCGGCTGGAAGAAGATCTTCTACGCGGAACCGCCCTCCGGCAAGGGCGGACGCCTTCGCGCCGCCGACGGCGGCACGCGCGACTTCCGCATGAATCCCGAAATCCGCTGCCGCTGGGACGAGGCCACCTGCACGCAGCTCGTGTACCTGTACAACGAAATCAACCGCAACTATCAGGGCGACGCGCATCTGTTCTTCGAGAGCATGGGCCGTCTGCGCACGGTTCCCCAGGAATTCGCCCCCGCCCAGACCGAAGTGAAGCCCACCCTGCGCGTGGCCACCATCGACATCGGCGGCGGCACCACGGATCTTTCCGTGACCACCTACGTGCTCGCCAACGACAAGTCTTCGACGAACCGCATCTGGCCCAAGCAGGAAATGCGCGACGGCTTCAACTTCGGCGGCGACGACGTGCTCAAGACCGTGGTTTCCGACATCGTGTGCCGGGCCATCATGGAAGGCCTCGTGAAGCGCGGCGTGGAAAAGAGCGCCGCCGACATGGCCATCCGCGACATGTTCGGCAAGAAGAGCGACAACACCCGCGTGCAGAACAACCGCATTCAGTTCCTGCGTCAGGTGGCGCTGCCCATCGCCTACGAAATCCTCGCCGAGTACGAGAAGAAGGATCTGCACGACGTGTCGGGCGAAATCAACGTGTCGGTGCGGTCGCTGTTCCGGGGCAAGGACGGCGCAGGTTCGGGCATCGGCGCGGCGCAGCCTCAGCAGTCCGTGGTGGACTTCTTCAACGAAACGCTTCAGACCCGCTGCGGCATCGCCATCGACGTGATGGACATGGAACTCAACGTGCGCTGCTCCGAAGTGGACAAGGCCGTGAGCGGCAGCGTGAGCGCCGTGCTCAACGGCATGGGCGAGGTCATAAGCGCCTACGACTGCGACGCGCTGCTGCTGACCGGCCGCCCCTCGTGCTGGAACGCGGTGGTGCGTCAGGTGTTCGCCATGCTTCCGGTGGCCCCCGACCGCGTGATTCCCATGCACACCTACCGCGTGGGACCGTGGTATCCCTTTGCCAACAACACGGGCCGCATCACCGATCCGAAGACCACGGTGGTCACGGGCGCCATTCTCTGCGCGCTTGCGGAAAACAGCATCGAAGGCTTCGTGTTCGATTCGAGCCGTCTGGAGCTCAAGAGCACCGCGCAGTACATCGGCGAACTCGACGTGCAGGGCTCGCTCTCGCGCGAAAAGGTGTGGTTCCCGAACCTGCATCCCGACAAGGCCAAGGGCGAGGACAAATACACCAAGGTGGTGGAATTCAGCGCGCCCATCACCATAGGCTTCCGTCAGCTCGAGGTGCCGCGCTGGACGGCCACGCGCTGCTGGCGCATGGAATTCGCCGACGAGGAGGCCCGTCACGCGGCGCAGGGACACACGCCCTACGAGGTGAAGGTGCAGTTCGTCATTCCCGAGCAGGACGAGGGACTCGACGACATTCCCGAAACCGGCCGCGACATCAAGGCCAAGCTGGACGAACCGCAGATCGACTACAGCGATCCCGAAGCCGTGCAGGAACGCCGCATGAACGGCGGACAGATGGAACTGGTCCGCGTTCCCGGGCGTCCGGTGCGGATTCTTCTGCGCACGCTGGGCAAGAAGGACGAGGAAGGCTGCTGGATGGACACCGGCATTCTGTTCTGA
- a CDS encoding cytochrome c biogenesis protein CcdA — MFNDFLLTINMWMADSLGYALVGCFLWGVVSVLFSPCHLASIPLMTGYVAGQERPLSGMEAGTYAVVFSAGLFLSIAVVGLACSMLGRMLGDVPPLWGLPVGALLVWLGLDLMGVTACRLPGKGLGRFSLRGYRGAFVLGGTYGILSGACTFGFIAPILAIITMQQRVAEGLMLIVVFAAGHCLPIALAGSSVALCQRLVESRGMRTASAWGRRAAGLLVVAVGLYFLATAVTGMPGMN, encoded by the coding sequence ATGTTCAACGACTTTCTCCTTACCATCAACATGTGGATGGCCGACTCACTCGGCTACGCACTCGTCGGCTGCTTTCTCTGGGGCGTGGTGAGCGTGCTGTTCAGCCCTTGTCACCTGGCGTCGATTCCCCTCATGACCGGGTACGTGGCCGGGCAGGAACGCCCTCTCTCAGGAATGGAAGCCGGAACCTACGCCGTCGTGTTCAGCGCGGGACTGTTTCTGTCCATCGCCGTCGTGGGGCTTGCCTGTTCCATGCTCGGGCGCATGCTGGGCGACGTGCCCCCGCTGTGGGGCCTGCCTGTGGGCGCGCTGCTCGTGTGGCTCGGCCTCGACCTCATGGGCGTGACGGCATGCCGCCTTCCGGGCAAGGGCCTCGGGCGCTTCTCCCTGCGCGGCTACCGGGGAGCGTTCGTGCTCGGAGGCACCTACGGCATACTTTCCGGCGCATGCACCTTCGGCTTCATCGCGCCCATTCTCGCCATCATCACCATGCAGCAGCGCGTGGCCGAAGGACTCATGCTCATTGTCGTCTTTGCCGCCGGGCACTGCCTGCCCATCGCCCTCGCGGGGAGTTCCGTGGCGCTCTGTCAGCGCCTCGTGGAATCGAGAGGCATGCGTACCGCCTCCGCATGGGGACGCCGTGCCGCCGGACTTCTCGTTGTGGCCGTGGGCCTCTACTTTCTTGCAACGGCGGTGACGGGCATGCCGGGAATGAACTGA
- a CDS encoding aminotransferase class I/II-fold pyridoxal phosphate-dependent enzyme, with protein sequence MRTFSKSSKLDNVLYDVRGPVVDEAARMEESGMKILKLNIGNPAPFGFSAPEEVIFDMRDSIVQSQGYSESRGIFSARKAIMQYAQIKNIPNVTMKDIYTGNGASELIQLSMQALLNNGDEILIPSPDYPLWTACANLAGGKAVHYICDEESDWYPDLDDMESKITDRTKALVIINPNNPTGALYPVEVLERIVEIARRHELIIFSDEIYDRLVMDGEKHVSIASLAPDLFCVTFSGLSKSHMVCGFRVGWMILSGNKSVAADYIAGINMLSNMRLCSNVPGQSIIQTALGGYQSVNEYIVPGGRIYEQRNFIYEALNSVPGISAKKPKAAFYIFPKIDTERYNIVDDTQFALDCLRQTRILFVPGSGFNWKKPDHFRIVYLPRISILEEAVDKLAAFLRDYRR encoded by the coding sequence ATGAGAACTTTTTCAAAATCCAGCAAGCTCGACAACGTTCTTTACGACGTGCGCGGACCTGTCGTGGACGAAGCCGCCCGCATGGAAGAAAGCGGCATGAAAATTCTTAAGCTGAACATCGGCAACCCCGCCCCGTTCGGCTTTTCCGCGCCCGAAGAAGTGATTTTCGACATGCGCGATTCCATCGTGCAGTCGCAGGGCTATTCCGAATCGCGCGGCATCTTCTCCGCCCGCAAGGCCATCATGCAGTATGCCCAGATAAAGAATATCCCCAACGTCACCATGAAGGATATCTACACGGGCAACGGCGCGAGCGAACTTATTCAGCTTTCCATGCAGGCCCTGCTCAACAACGGCGACGAAATTCTCATTCCCTCGCCCGACTATCCCCTCTGGACCGCCTGCGCCAACCTCGCCGGCGGCAAGGCCGTTCACTACATCTGCGACGAGGAATCCGACTGGTATCCCGATCTTGACGACATGGAAAGCAAGATCACCGACAGAACCAAAGCCCTCGTCATCATCAATCCCAACAACCCCACCGGCGCGCTCTATCCCGTGGAGGTGCTCGAACGCATCGTGGAGATCGCCAGACGCCACGAGCTCATCATCTTTTCCGATGAAATCTACGACCGCCTCGTCATGGACGGCGAAAAGCACGTGTCCATCGCCTCCCTCGCCCCCGACCTCTTCTGCGTGACCTTCAGCGGCCTTTCCAAGTCGCACATGGTCTGCGGCTTCCGCGTGGGCTGGATGATCCTGAGCGGCAACAAGAGCGTGGCTGCCGACTACATCGCGGGCATCAACATGCTCTCCAACATGCGCCTGTGCTCTAACGTGCCCGGACAGTCCATCATTCAGACCGCCCTCGGCGGCTATCAGAGCGTCAACGAGTACATCGTGCCCGGCGGCCGCATCTACGAACAGAGAAACTTCATCTATGAGGCCCTCAACAGCGTGCCCGGCATCTCCGCCAAAAAGCCCAAGGCCGCCTTCTACATCTTCCCCAAAATCGACACCGAACGATACAATATTGTTGACGATACCCAGTTCGCCCTGGACTGCCTGCGCCAGACGCGCATTCTCTTCGTGCCCGGCTCAGGCTTCAACTGGAAAAAGCCCGACCACTTCCGTATCGTCTATCTGCCGCGCATCTCCATTCTGGAAGAAGCGGTGGACAAGCTGGCCGCGTTCCTGCGTGACTACCGTCGCTAG
- a CDS encoding permease: MRMTDGREPERGTDDKEEKRWLLRYGATIVVLAALWWTAYSCIQGAAAWVVYDALGLARKSHLGASLEFFLYDTVKILLLLIALIYVISWLRAALNAERVRDFLAGKKRGIGYALGAMFGAVTPFCSCSSVPLFLGFTTAGIPIGITMSFLITSPIINEIAVVLLWGLLGWKFTVVYVAAGLAAGMIGGLFMDSIRAGRWLQPFVLDAMKTPVIPLSGGRKRLTVRARHTFALREMISIFRRVWKWVIVGVALGAALHGLVPANWFAENLGAGEWWTVPAAVIVGIPLYSNVTGIVPVMEGLLTKGMPIGTTMAFCMSAVAASIPEVVMLRQIMTAKLQAAFIGYLWVVFTLTGWLLNALF, encoded by the coding sequence ATGCGCATGACAGACGGCCGCGAGCCTGAACGCGGCACGGACGACAAGGAAGAAAAACGCTGGCTTCTGCGCTACGGCGCGACGATCGTCGTGCTGGCGGCGCTGTGGTGGACGGCCTATTCCTGCATTCAGGGCGCGGCGGCATGGGTCGTGTACGATGCTCTCGGCCTTGCGCGCAAGTCGCACCTCGGCGCGTCGCTGGAGTTCTTCCTTTACGACACGGTGAAGATTCTGCTTCTGCTTATCGCGCTCATCTATGTGATTTCCTGGCTGCGCGCCGCCCTCAACGCCGAGCGCGTGCGCGACTTTCTGGCGGGAAAGAAGCGCGGCATAGGCTACGCGCTCGGCGCCATGTTCGGCGCCGTCACGCCGTTCTGCTCCTGCTCCAGCGTGCCGCTCTTTCTCGGCTTCACCACGGCGGGCATTCCCATAGGCATCACCATGTCGTTTCTCATCACCTCGCCCATCATCAATGAGATCGCCGTGGTGCTGCTCTGGGGACTGCTCGGCTGGAAATTCACCGTGGTGTACGTGGCCGCAGGCCTTGCCGCGGGCATGATCGGAGGGCTCTTCATGGATTCCATCCGGGCCGGGCGCTGGCTCCAGCCCTTCGTGCTCGACGCCATGAAAACGCCCGTCATTCCCCTTTCGGGCGGAAGAAAGCGGCTGACCGTGCGTGCGCGGCATACGTTCGCCCTCAGAGAAATGATCTCCATCTTCCGCCGCGTCTGGAAATGGGTCATCGTGGGCGTGGCGCTCGGCGCTGCCCTGCACGGCCTCGTGCCCGCCAACTGGTTCGCCGAAAACCTCGGCGCGGGCGAGTGGTGGACCGTGCCCGCCGCCGTCATCGTGGGCATTCCCCTCTACTCCAACGTCACCGGCATCGTGCCCGTCATGGAAGGCCTCCTCACCAAGGGCATGCCCATAGGCACCACCATGGCCTTCTGCATGTCCGCCGTGGCCGCCAGCATCCCCGAAGTCGTCATGCTCAGACAGATCATGACCGCAAAACTCCAGGCCGCCTTCATCGGCTACCTGTGGGTGGTCTTCACCCTCACCGGCTGGCTCCTCAACGCGCTGTTCTAA
- a CDS encoding thioredoxin family protein, whose protein sequence is MIIKVFGPGCSKCKETEHIVREAVEASGMTVTVEKVTDLRDMMAAGVLSTPAVSINGSLVCSGRVPSKEEVVSWIMTAAEKA, encoded by the coding sequence ATGATCATCAAAGTCTTCGGCCCCGGCTGCTCCAAGTGCAAGGAAACTGAACACATCGTCCGCGAGGCCGTGGAAGCCTCCGGCATGACCGTCACCGTGGAAAAGGTGACCGACCTGCGCGACATGATGGCCGCAGGCGTTCTTTCCACCCCCGCCGTCTCCATCAACGGCTCTCTCGTCTGCTCCGGCCGTGTGCCTTCCAAGGAAGAGGTCGTCTCCTGGATCATGACCGCAGCGGAAAAGGCATAA